The Candidatus Accumulibacter similis genome has a segment encoding these proteins:
- a CDS encoding NUDIX hydrolase, which produces MEEEYSHLTERQLETTQVFNGRLLDVRRDRVQLPDGNECLREYVRHQGAVVVIAELEDDRLLFVRQYRYPLRRPFLELPAGKIDPGEELLVTGRRELLEETGYRASSWRHLGVMHPCVGYSDERIEIYLARGLTREAEQKPDSNEFLDVLSLPLGDALTSVKSGAITDAKTIAALFWAEKVQRAGW; this is translated from the coding sequence ATGGAAGAAGAGTACAGCCATCTCACCGAACGGCAGCTCGAGACTACACAGGTATTCAACGGCAGGCTTCTCGATGTGCGTCGCGACCGGGTCCAGCTACCCGATGGCAACGAGTGCCTGCGCGAGTACGTGCGACACCAGGGGGCTGTGGTGGTCATCGCCGAACTCGAGGACGACCGGCTGCTCTTTGTCCGGCAATATCGTTATCCGCTGCGCCGCCCGTTTCTTGAGCTGCCGGCGGGCAAGATCGACCCCGGCGAGGAACTCCTGGTCACCGGCCGGCGTGAGTTGCTCGAGGAAACCGGATACCGCGCAAGCTCCTGGCGTCATCTCGGGGTCATGCACCCCTGCGTTGGCTATTCGGACGAGCGAATCGAGATCTATCTCGCGCGAGGTCTGACCCGTGAGGCCGAACAGAAGCCGGACAGCAACGAGTTCCTGGATGTCTTGAGTCTGCCGCTGGGGGATGCTCTGACGTCGGTGAAGAGTGGGGCCATCACCGACGCCAAGACGATCGCGGCGTTGTTCTGGGCCGAGAAGGTCCAGCGAGCCGGCTGGTAG